The Macaca nemestrina isolate mMacNem1 chromosome 8, mMacNem.hap1, whole genome shotgun sequence genome contains the following window.
aaactaaaatgtaaaagaGACAACGTAAGAGATAGCTGCAGACGACAATACATTTTACCTATCCAGATTCATGCTGGGAATTATTAAAGTACCAGaatcatcattcttagcaataCTGATCACAGTACTGGCAGCATTTTATAGTGGCAATAGGAAAAAAGCTCAGAGTTAGAAGATACGGAATGTGGGTACACTTTTAAAATGCTCAGTGTCTATTCAGGGGCAGTAACAATGTACTGACGCCTCCATTTCTCTTTGGCTCTACCTATGTACTTGCAGCATGAAGCATGTCTATTGCAGATTAACAATCTCACTCTCCCAAGCTGTCCTTAAAGGGTAAAACATTAAGtttttaagtacatttttttcatttgtcttgttttgttaGGGGTTAAGAggctataatgaaaaagaaaaggtttttgtACAATGTTAAGATATTTGTGAACTCATGGCATGAACTCTACAGTGAGATTACCGTATTTAAAAAGGACAGCCCCCTTCCTTTGTCTTTGCAGTTAATGGCACTAATAATTACTAGAATCCCCAAAATGTCTTAAATACTCAGAcatctgtatttattatttactttttaaaataacactgaattttaaagagatgatttgtcttttttgatgATCCATGCAATATCCTAAGTGTTACagttcacaatttaaaaaatattcccttTATAAAAGATAAGCTATACTaagaactaaattttaaaaactctcacaATTTTCCTGACTGAATTTTGAAATGTGACTTCCCCTAACcagcaaaaaaaacaaacaaacaaaaaaggacttGATATATTTCAAacgaaaaaaaaccaaaaacttcaaACAAAATTCCCAGTTATTTAGCTGCACCCTCTGCTGGTTGTTCAAAGTAACTGTAATTTATTGACAAAGCcaagaaaggaaaatacaaaaatgaaatccgTTTTTTTGTTGCGAGTCAGTTAAAGAATAATTTGTTTGCTATTCCTATAATAAAAacaatctaaattttaaaataaaaaaaattatattgctgTATCTTactatacaattttaaaaatgcataaattattTAGATGTATTTAAatatctgacttttaaaaatcagtagtCACCAGCTCTCCCTTAAATTTTCTCTTTACTCTTTGACCTAACGTAGCAGTACTAAGAAATATGTTTGCtgcccacacacaaaaaagaatcaCCAATAAAAATGAACTTTAGAACTTCCGGaatagtattttttgtagaatggGTAGTTCATCTAACACATAGGGCTTTCACGGACATCATTTAAGATATATGTACAAACGTACAGTGTCACATAAGTTATTTTCATTCAAATGAGCAGTGCTGGGCACTATGCTAGATCATGAGAAAATGGAAGTAAAGTTGTAACTTCTGATCTAGAGGAATATCAAGCTTGCAATATGATATGTATCATATGtatataaccatatatatataaaactttttatatacatgtatacataacATTTCATTTGCCATTAATTAAGTTATTTTGTTCCTACAGTGCTTAAAATTCTTGGTTTCCGTGAGGTTTTAATCATATAAAATAGTATCTGCAgtctgaaatacaaaaaaaaccccaaaaaactccATATTATCTAAGGctcaaatgaagaaaaatatatttggcaGAATAGGCTCCCTTGACTTGAAACACAGGAGGGAAGAAATCTAGTTCTTCTACTCAGGTTGCAATATAAATGCCACTCAAATACCTTAGAACTTCTTCTGCTTGCCAGGCtgcatcttcttcttcttcccatgCATTGGTATTTTCTTGCCAGGTATCTAAGTCACCTAATTCAGACTacaatgaaaagtaaaacaaaattaagagagTAAAAGTCATCCTTTCTCCACATAGCCGTCAAAAAGAGTATCTTTTAACACGTAACTTAGAACCTGTCATTCTGCTGTGTCTTTTCAGTTTCCTTACCCTGTCCTATACAAGGCACAAATGATTTTGCTTTTGGCTTGCCTAGAACTGATGTATGACTTTCAATGCTCAACAGTCCAAGGCAAGtccagctttcttctttattttatgttttatgggATACTGTCTTAAATTTTCTTTGCTgtactttattttgaaatgaacaaGAACAGaacatttctttggtttctttctcttctcagtAAGATGAGGGAGCTGGGGATAGAGTGACAAGAAATTGATTGATCTCAGACTGAATCAGAAATCCTTGACTGGACTAATCTGTGCTGAAAAGAACTGCAAGCTGAAATGTAAAAACTAGCACATTCATCTTCATTTAAGCATATGTAACTTACCAGAGATTTTTTATTGGCACTTACTATGTCAACCCTAGGCAAAAATGACAAATCATGCAAAATGTACCTTTATTGAAATACTTCTATGCCATGCTTCCTTTTCCCAGTCTTTCTTACCTGGTATCATCTACTGGTCCCTACCTCTATTTCCCAAGGCAGACCTCCAAAAGTTCACTGTTTTCTTTCAATAACTAATGAAAATGGTCATGCTGGACTGTTTAGGTAGGTTTGGAAGTGACTGTGTGTAAAATAACTGGTACCAATCTGTGAACAGATTTATTTAATATCATATTGTTTTAAATACTTACCcctaaaaatgaaatagaatgttTTGAGCTTTCTTCTTCTGACAATGTATGTAATACCATACtctgttaaaaattattaaaatatttctaattgttTAATATACATTTCTGAAAGGAGCATTTTTAAAGCTACTGAAAGTGCAAATGACAGCTTTGAAAAGTACCAAGCTATCCTCTTGACTGCAGCAGGTAGAAATCTTGCCTTTTCTTCTCCCCACctccttgtgttttttttttgtttttatgtttttttgttttaggaaTCAGCAtttcactttgctgcccaggctggagtgtatggtgtgatcatggctcacaacagcttcaaactcccgggctccagggatcctcccacctcagttgccctagtagctgggactgcaggcacatgccaccacaactggctaattgttttttactttttttagaaaTGAGATCTAGCTATGTTGttcaggttagtcttgaactcctgacctcaagtgatcctcctgcctcaacctcccaaattgctgggattacaagtatgagccactacactcagctgctttcttttctctttactaCTTTGACAAGATTTAAAATTGTATCttgttattttactttgttttgtttgagacagggtctcactctgtcacctaggctggagtgcagtggtgtgatcacggctcactgcagcctcgacctcttgggctcaagcaatcctcttacaccagcccctcccaagtagctgggactataggcgcgcaccaccacacccagctaacttttttagtTTGGTAGAGGggagatttcgccatgttgcccaggctggtctcgaactcctgagctccagtgacctgcccaccttggcctcccaacgtgctgagattacaggcatgtaccacctcACTAATAAGATCAAGCTTTTCTTCAAATTAGgttatgtctattttttatttgtaaatttcccaTTCATATTATCTATTCTTCCACTAAAGTAAGTATTTGACTGttagagtaaataaaatatttagattttttaaaaaagtgaaactaTAGAGACCATTAAAAAGGGTGGTACTGAtcctttagtagagatggccttagtaaaaagaaaaagggagaaaaccaTTGATAGATCTGTCTACATAAAAACTAAATACACCTGCCCAACAAAAATACCCAAACCAATTGAACAAACTAAAATAGTATAAAACGTGACATTTATCTTTAGTATAAAAGAACTCTCACAACAATACGAATGAtgaattctagaaaaaaataaaatgtatagtttAAAAGAAGAATCTAATTTGTAGAATGAATGGTAAGTTATTTTTGGTATAGAAAACAAAGTCCAATAGGTTACCATCCTCTCCTATGCAATGCCCCTTTATTCTGTCTGCTTGGGAGGAAAATACGTGGAAACAGCAGTGGAGACATTCTCCATCTACCCTACTTACCCCTTCTCAACTCTGTAAGTAGTTGTATATTTACAACTTTACAATGAGCTACAATAGTATTATAGTATTATATAGGTGGCAAATATTGCTAATTCAGCGGGTAGGATTAAAGCATTTCACCAATACGGATCAAACATATACgaataaagtttaattttgagatgtataaaataaaaaattaaacattataatGCTACGTTATTCAGCTAAGTATCTATGGTGTATGTTCATAGCATCATGTAACTGCATAGGAATTATCAAAGTTTGTAATTACATTGATATGTGTGATCATTTATTTAATATCATGTCTCCCCTACTAGAATGCATTTTTCTGAGGCAAAGACCCTTTAATGCCACAGGGTCTGGCTTTagtaaaaacaatgtttttactcaatgaattaaaaatatacatatacatgggTCACCTGGGGAGAGGGGCCTCAGAAGCAACTATGCAgtttacacaaataaataaaatacatagattGACAGACAAATGTAGTTTAAAAATACGTCCACAACTTCTTAGACATTCCTTCCTTCAAGAGGTGGAGGCTTGCGTGTGGGCTGGATTTAGTGGCTTCTAAAGAAATAACGTGGAAGTGACAGTGTATCACTTATAAAACCACATCACAAAAAGGCATTGTGGTGTCACCCTCACCCATGAGCAAGTGCTCTCACTCTCTTATCACTTACTGGGAAAATCAGCAGTTACGTCATAAAGAAATTCAAGCAGCTCCTTGGAGAGGTGCACAGCAAGGAACTGAAGCTTTGTGCAAACAAACAGCATTAATTTGTCAGGTGTAGAAGTGAGCTGTCTTTGAAATGAATCCTTCGACcacagtcaagccttcagatgattgAAGACCCAACCCAATGACTTGTCTGCAAACTCATGAGAAATTCTGAGTTAGAACCACCCAGTTTAGTCACCTGGATTCCCAATTCACAGAAACTGTGAcattaatatttgttattatttcaagTCACTGAATTTGGAGTTGTTACACAACAATAGATAATATAATCAATCAAAGCATGCTTAAAGCTTAGGTAGGCAGGGGTCTGGAcatctgtgcttttaaaaaacttCCAAAGCTGATTTTGATATGCTCCCAAGGTTGAGAACCTCAGCTGTCtacttctttcaaaaatttttcctttaaaaagtttcatttaagtcaaatcatttaaaattaagtCATACTTTGAATGAAAATACACTCTGTGAAGAAAACAATTCACAACTCACTTTAAAATAATCTACCATTAGGGTGAATCTCTCATTTTAAGGGTAATCTCTCTgatgttcacatttttaaataacattgtgTCTATCTTTCTCGTGTACAATGAGACCTTGATCTTAGTATCTAATGTAATTTACAATCTCATAAAAGGTTAGGATTGGTAAAACTCCAGATTAACCTCTCTCGAACTGCTAAACTTGTTTCAAAgttacaaaaacataaatactaTGTTAAACTCATTTAGATTTTATTCCTCTgctttaaagaaaacagaaacaaaacgaAACCTTTCCCTAGAACCATTAACATACTTACAGACTGATGAATAAAAGGCAGATCTTGCGTAGCTGCTAATCTACTAGAAAAACCTGTGCTCCCATCTGGGATGCCAAAATTCAATGGTTCTCTCTTCTTAATAACAATCTGAAAGATTAATTGAAAAAGAATTATAGGGATATTTTACAAATCACTACATAAGAATAGACAaccaaaacattttataattacttaaaatatttctttttaaaatttacaacgtaaaaactaaaaaaagtctGTAAATACCAATTTCCCAGGCAATTGTTGTAAAAATCAGTTACATACTAAGAAAAAttgtatttcacttttaaaaattaatacagtctcattttctttcttcctctcctactTTCCCCAGACCCCAAAATATAATCAATCACTTTTAGTTACTGTATTAAATAAGAACAGGTATCATATCCTGCCAATAGTATAAACAACTCTCCCAGCATGTGAGATACCTATGAATACATTAACTCATTCAGGCCAGTAGCATCAAAATACACTTACATGATATGTTGGTAGCCTTATTCAAAGCATTTCCACTCTAATTAATTTAATAAGGCACTATAGTGTAATATACTAGCTTCCTACTGAGAGCAGCAGTATACTTCCACAATACAAGGTATTCCTCTactaagaaactcacttaaagaatcctttaaaaatacacaatttaatgTGTTTTAGCATTGAGAAATTTGGACAActcaacaaaaaagaatgtaaatgttATCAACCTAGacaatgtaaatataaatgtatagcTGAAATCAGTTGAGAGAAAGAAGGTGAGGAACAACTGCATTATAAATTGTGAAATGTCCTAATTTTTATAaagtgtgtgtaaatatatatatacacatatatatatatatatgagatcaCATTTTCTATGTTTGAACAGGAAAGTGAGCTTTAAGTGTGTTTTTCTGATATAGCAGAGTAACtgggaaataaataaatcttcatTTACCATAATATTAATGTAATGGACAATGTCTGTTACTGGTAaacaagaaatggaaatataatcATATTATAGATAGATATGGTGACAAACACTTGAAGAAATCCAAACAGAAAATTATTGAGTGGCTGCTTCTTGGAAGTAGAAGTGGCTAAGAAGAGTGATAGGTCAGAAGTCTAACTTTTCATTATAAGTTCTTCTAcattttttgatttaaaaaaagtacatgtagtattttgataaatgaaaaggaaaatactcAAGCATTCTGCTTTTTCCAGTAATTCCCTGTATCTCTAAATGATCTTCCATATTCAATTCAAAAGAGATTAAATAATGTATAGATGACTAATACAAACTCACAATTATTCTTAAGTTCTTAGAGTCCTCCATCAGTTTTATAATGGTTACAAACAATAAAATCCACTTATCAGTTTGTAGATATTACTAAAGTATGAACTTCTTAAGAACTCTTATCCAATTCACCTTAGTCTCCATGGCAGAGATTGGAGTCTAGAATCTGACATATAGTAGGATTTcgatacatgtataaatataattttaaaagatttgggGTACAACTTACTAGAACTATGTCCAGGTCATTTGAACATATAAAATTCTTACTTAACacgacagaaaacaaacaacagataGTTAGAAATAGGCTTTCTAAGAAATGTGAATTGTATAATCTAATTTTAACTATAGGAATCTAAAAAGTAGTTTAATCTCCAAAAGCATAAATCTTAACATACTTTCTGAGTTTTCCTAATAGTTGGTGTCATGTCCTTAAAATAGTCAGGTTCCAGTTGTTCCAAAGAATTTTGTTGTGTTGCCACACTCCCATTCCCTCCTTCGATCTTTACACTGGTGGGTGCATCTTCATCCCAGGAAGTCCACTCTTCAACATCTGTCTAAATTTAATTGATCAACAGTATCAGCCACAAAGGGGCAACTTAATGAACATTTCATTGATGATTTATTGGAAAAATGGACTTTACAAAAACACTGGTTTTCACACATTTTTGACGCAcaggaaaatatacattttatatcgCAGATCAAAACTTGatcaaaagttgaaaaaatacaAGACATTCTGATATATtatgttctattttattctattatgtctattaaaaaacaaaaaacaaagtaaaacaaaagcaaatgttcTGAAAACTGAACTGACATTAAAACTACAACCCATAGAAGGACTGGACATTTTCACCTAAGCCTAACCAGATTGATCATCTGATAAAAAATACCAAGCTTCTCCACATGATTTAAATAAGACAAAGTCTCAAAGCATAGTATTCAAAATGTTCATGAAACAACCCAGAATTATTCAGcacataaaaatcaataaatcttaATTTGCAAGGTTAAGTTAATCAACAGATACCAACACCAAAATGATATGTTGGAATTCTCTAAGGCTTTACAATAGCTATTATAAAAATGCTCCAACAAGCAATAGCAAACacttgaaaccaatgaaaacaaaatagaaaatgtcaacaaagaaacaagatAAAATGAAGAACTAAATAGAATTTTCAGAccagataaatttaacaacacaacaaaaatcaaagtaatttctattaatatattgTTCTAGGACACTTActcaatttttcaaaaacaaaacaaaacaagaacaaagaaaaatctaCCTGCTTAGGAACTGATGAATAATCAACTGTAGTTGGCAAAGTTATTTGGTCTCCACTTAATTTCCGTCCTCTGCCAGatctgaaacaaaaatgaaataatttatttcaagaaCTACCAAAacagtcaaaagaacaaagctggaggcatcacgctacctgacttcaaactatactacaaggctacagtaaccaaaacagcatggtactggtaccaaaacagagatatagaccaatggaacagaacagagtcctcagaaataataccacacatctacagccatctgatctttgacaaacctgacaaaaacaagaaatggggaaaggattccctatttaataaatggtgctgggaaaattggctagccataagtagaaggctgaaactggatcctttccttactccttatacgaaaattaattcaagatggattagagacttaaatgttagacctaataccataaaaatcctagaggaaaacctaggtagtaccattcaggacataggcatgggcaaagacttcatgtctaaaacaccaaaagcaacggcagcaaaagccaaaattgacaaatgggatctcattaaactaaagagcttctgcacagcaaaagaaactaccatcagagtgaacaggcaacctacagaatgggagaaaatttttgcaatctactcatctgacaaagggctaaaatccagaacctacaaagaactcaaacaaatttacaagaaaaaaacaaacaaccccatcaaaaagtgggcaaaggatatgaacggacatttctcaaaagaagacattcatacagccaacagacacatgaaaaaatgctcatcatcactggccatcagagaaatgcaaatcaaaaccacaatgagataccatctcacaccagttagaatggcaatcattaaaaagtcaggaaacaacaggtgctggagaggatgtggagaaataggaacacttttacactgttggtgggattgtaaactagttcaaccattatggaaaacagtatggcgattcctcaaggatctagaactagaagtaccatatgacccagccatcccattactgggtatatacccaaaggattataaattatgctgctataaagacacatgcactcgtatgtttattgcggcactattcacaatagcaaagacttggaatcaacccaaatgtccatcagtgacagattggattaagaaaatgtggcacatatacaccatggaatactatgcagccatcaaaaaggatgagtttgtgtcctttgtagggacatggatgcagctggaaaccatcattcttagcaatctatcacaagaacagaaaaccaaacaccgcatgttctcactcataggtgggaactgaacaatgagatcacttggactcaggaaggggaacatctcacacaggggcctatcatggggagcggggaggggggagggattgcattgggagttatacctgatgtaaatgacaagttgatgggtgcagcacaccaacatggcacaagtatacatatgtaacaaacctgcacgttatgcacatgtaccctacaacttaaagtataaaaaaaaaaaaaaaaaaaaacaagcaaagtaAAAGCACTATGTATCTGGTAATTTAAGGCTTATAAAACAAGATCTTTCTCAATTTTATGattattgattttaataattaacaGTTACTCATTAATTTATGGTAAAAAAGTCATAAATCAGACATCTTGtgaatgttttttaaatcttGGACAGAAACAGAACAACGTAACTGCTTTTTGGCTTAAGACTTCGAATTATAAACAAATTCAAGAGGAAtataaagtcaaaaacaaaaatgcaagatGGTTTCAGAGCATGCTCCTTGGAGTGCTATGGGTTCTGTGGGTGAAGTTCTGGGCCACCTTTGCTGTTTTAAACAGGGTGGCTTGGCTTTTATGTTTTATACATGGGGTTTCTTGATAAGATTAACTATTAAGAATTAAATCACTGGTTTGAACCAAACGGTAATTTAGTTTTAAGGATTAGTAGGA
Protein-coding sequences here:
- the LOC105475970 gene encoding receptor-binding cancer antigen expressed on SiSo cells isoform X2; amino-acid sequence: MAITQFRLFKFCTCLATVFSFLKRLICRSGRGRKLSGDQITLPTTVDYSSVPKQTDVEEWTSWDEDAPTSVKIEGGNGSVATQQNSLEQLEPDYFKDMTPTIRKTQKIVIKKREPLNFGIPDGSTGFSSRLAATQDLPFIHQSSELGDLDTWQENTNAWEEEEDAAWQAEEVLRQQKLADREKRAAEQQRKKMEKEAQRLMKKEQNKIGVKLS
- the LOC105475970 gene encoding receptor-binding cancer antigen expressed on SiSo cells isoform X1, with amino-acid sequence MSGAGSERAERELEEETGSARERALCARARPAAARSLRRAGGEGEGQVLIPTMAITQFRLFKFCTCLATVFSFLKRLICRSGRGRKLSGDQITLPTTVDYSSVPKQTDVEEWTSWDEDAPTSVKIEGGNGSVATQQNSLEQLEPDYFKDMTPTIRKTQKIVIKKREPLNFGIPDGSTGFSSRLAATQDLPFIHQSSELGDLDTWQENTNAWEEEEDAAWQAEEVLRQQKLADREKRAAEQQRKKMEKEAQRLMKKEQNKIGVKLS